From Hyphomicrobiales bacterium 4NK60-0047b, one genomic window encodes:
- a CDS encoding Crp/Fnr family transcriptional regulator → MILDFEDPSSDVLFILSGKVRVLYRSVLGREVILADLSEGDFFGELSAIDGKGRSANVTALQRTEIARLSSSHFLELATGVPEVASEILKVLVSRIRSLDLRFSEMSVLKTNERLYAELLRLSVPRRSNKEQRIISPPPFHHHLAGRIGCRREVVSRELSALMKVGILEKTRGGLVLLDVAELEGRIAAALN, encoded by the coding sequence TTGATTCTTGATTTTGAAGACCCATCATCAGATGTGTTATTTATCCTTTCTGGAAAGGTGAGGGTTTTATATCGCTCTGTTCTTGGGCGGGAAGTAATTTTGGCTGATCTTTCTGAGGGTGATTTCTTTGGTGAACTTTCTGCAATTGATGGCAAGGGGCGATCTGCGAATGTAACAGCGTTGCAGCGCACCGAGATTGCCCGTCTTTCTTCGTCTCATTTTTTAGAATTGGCAACAGGTGTGCCTGAAGTTGCGTCTGAAATATTGAAGGTTTTGGTTTCTAGAATTCGATCCTTAGATCTTCGATTTTCAGAAATGAGCGTTTTGAAAACCAATGAACGGCTTTATGCTGAATTGCTTCGTTTGTCAGTTCCTCGTCGTTCTAATAAAGAGCAAAGAATTATTTCACCTCCGCCGTTTCATCATCATTTAGCAGGCCGGATTGGTTGTCGACGTGAAGTTGTCAGCCGGGAGTTGTCTGCTCTTATGAAAGTTGGAATTTTAGAAAAGACACGTGGTGGGTTGGTCCTATTGGATGTAGCGGAGCTGGAGGGTCGCATTGCTGCGGCTTTGAATTAA